The following coding sequences lie in one Polyodon spathula isolate WHYD16114869_AA chromosome 15, ASM1765450v1, whole genome shotgun sequence genomic window:
- the LOC121327768 gene encoding TGF-beta-activated kinase 1 and MAP3K7-binding protein 3-like isoform X2: MQNNNNLEACCRALALESSKYLYGEYHSPEDTRMNRNHMLHINLGIHSATGYQAGDGAQTNGGRTLVHSSSDGHIDPQRGGGTKQQMMCLLQEPHSAPATVAPSPVYNPFFMNEQGCTASTPPPTSLPPGMSASAMQGVSPTYTPIPRYTMNPITVTLSQNIPAAPRALHLPSQIQNCPYATAGNAVFIRSASSQSPSGRQTPQSSPWHSPTAQCQMQPYNQQPHAIPVYQTQPSPYQPTPYSSKQSQMPQSAYHSPPPSQFPSPYSSPQHQIQPSQPCHQTSHVFMPISPPTMMSLPYQQQQHGYQQQGGQPVSFIPYLSPVMSKSSIKNQIEITLESPQRSLNRSSSPVTSQQHHHHHQQQQQRGQNTLYIAPSSPSRGISGGQMSMSSAAQVAAYHPGMYIHQGHSRPAPSPQQGGGGGAGGGQAAVAAGGPRARVTQPSNSTYTFKIKVSPGRPVQRQVESPTVETESILNLVEQGEHPGAPEPIQPISALPGTIGDRGSNKYRRKFSSGSDDYAYTQALLLHQRARMERLVKELHLEKQILEKLKTDVNGMEYDLMQRRFHRVNTTSLIPAPEDMTRLRSQNRQLQINIDCTLKEIDLLKSRGKFDPKALNNFYDHIQPGPVVPPEPSKKEPRSSSKPRRQPRDEDFEGAHWNCESCTFLNHPALNRCEQCEMPRYT, from the exons ATGCAG AATAACAACAATCTGGAAGCCTGTTGCCGAGCCCTTGCGCTGGAGAGCAGCAAGTACCTGTATGGGGAGTACCACAGTCCGGAGGACACCAGGATGAACAGGAACCACATGCTTCACATCAACCTGGGCATCCACTCCGCCACCGGGTACCAAGCAGGGGATGGGGCCCAGACCAACGGGGGGCGGACGCTGGTGCACAGCTCGAGCGACGGGCACATTGACCCACAGCGAGGAGGAGGGACCAAGCAGCAGATGATGTGCCTGCTCCAAGAGCCCCATTCAGCCCCCGCCACTGTAGCCCCTTCACCTGTCTACAATCCCTTCTTTATGAACGAGCAGGGTTGCACAGCCAGCACGCCTCCCCCGACCTCTCTCCCACCTGGGATGAGTGCTTCTGCTATGCAGGGTGTCTCTCCTACCTACACTCCCATTCCCCGTTACACCATGAACCCCATCACCGTCACTCTGTCCCAGAACATCCCCGCTGCCCCACGCGCCCTGCACCTCCCCTCCCAGATCCAGAACTGCCCTTATGCCACGGCCGGAAACGCAGTCTTCATCCGGTCTGCTTCCTCCCAGAGCCCCTCGGGCAGGCAGACCCCCCAGAGTTCACCCTGGCATTCCCCCACTGCACAGTGTCAGATGCAACCTTACAATCAGCAGCCTCATGCCATCCCTGTCTACCAAACCCAGCCCTCGCCCTACCAGCCTACTCCTTATTCCTCCAAGCAGTCTCAGATGCCTCAATCAGCCTACCACTCCCCACCACCTTCCCAGTTCCCCTCTCCCTACAGCTCTCCTCAGCACCAGATCCAGCCCAGCCAGCCTTGCCACCAGACCTCCCACGTCTTCATGCCAATCAGCCCCCCAACTATGATGTCTCTACcgtaccagcagcagcagcatggctACCAGCAGCAAGGAGGCCAGCCTGTCTCCTTTATCCCTTACCTATCACCAGTGATGTCCAAGAGTTCCATCAAAAACCAGATAGAAATCACCCTGGAGTCTCCCCAAAGGTCCCTCAACCGCAGCTCCTCTCCTGTCACCAGTCAACagcatcatcatcaccaccagcagcagcagcagcgaggcCAGAACACACTGTATATAGCACCCAGCTCCCCTTCCAGAGGGATATCCGGAGGCCAGATGAGCATGAGCAGTGCTGCTCAGGTGGCAGCTTATCACCCGGGCATGTACATCCACCAGGGTCACTCCCGGCCGGCCCCTTCACCCCAGcagggaggtggaggaggagcaGGGGGAGGACAGGCAGCTGTGGCTGCCGGCGGGCCTCGGGCAAGGGTCACACAGCCCAGTAACTCCACCTACACCTTCAAGATCAAAGTGTCTCCTGGCAGACCAGTACAGCGGCAGGTGGAGTCGCCCACTGTAGAGACTGAGAGCATCCTGAACTTAGTGGAGCAGGGAGAACACCCCGGTGCTCCCGAACCCATCCAACCCATCTCTGCCCTGCCCGGCACCATCGGAGACAGGGGCAGCAATAAATATCGCAGGAAGTTTAGTTCAGGCTCTGACGACTATGCTTACACTCAAG CCCTGCTCCTGCACCAGCGGGCCCGCATGGAGAGGCTGGTAAAGGAGCTTCATCTGGAGAAACAGATACTGGAGAAGCTCAAGACTGACGTCAACGGCATGGAGTACGACCTCATGCAGAGACGCTTCCACAGAGTCAACACCACCTCACTGATTCCAGCG CCAGAAGATATGACCAGACTAAGGAGCCAGAACAGACAGCTTCAAATCAATATTGACTGTACACTGAAAGAAATTGACCTCCTTAAATCTAGAG GGAAGTTTGATCCAAAAGCATTGAACAACTTCTATGATCACATTCAGCCTGGTCCAGTAGTTCCTCCAGAGCCAAGTAAAAAAG AGCCCAGGTCAAGCTCAAAGCCCAGACGTCAACCGAGAGACGAAGACTTTGAAGGGGCCCACTGGAATTGTGAAAGCTGCACCTTCCTGAACCACCCAGCCCTGAACCGCTGTGAGCAGTGCGAGATGCCGAGGTATACCTGA
- the LOC121327768 gene encoding TGF-beta-activated kinase 1 and MAP3K7-binding protein 3-like isoform X1 translates to MAQGSQQLDIQILHDLKHRFPEIPEGVVSQCMLQNNNNLEACCRALALESSKYLYGEYHSPEDTRMNRNHMLHINLGIHSATGYQAGDGAQTNGGRTLVHSSSDGHIDPQRGGGTKQQMMCLLQEPHSAPATVAPSPVYNPFFMNEQGCTASTPPPTSLPPGMSASAMQGVSPTYTPIPRYTMNPITVTLSQNIPAAPRALHLPSQIQNCPYATAGNAVFIRSASSQSPSGRQTPQSSPWHSPTAQCQMQPYNQQPHAIPVYQTQPSPYQPTPYSSKQSQMPQSAYHSPPPSQFPSPYSSPQHQIQPSQPCHQTSHVFMPISPPTMMSLPYQQQQHGYQQQGGQPVSFIPYLSPVMSKSSIKNQIEITLESPQRSLNRSSSPVTSQQHHHHHQQQQQRGQNTLYIAPSSPSRGISGGQMSMSSAAQVAAYHPGMYIHQGHSRPAPSPQQGGGGGAGGGQAAVAAGGPRARVTQPSNSTYTFKIKVSPGRPVQRQVESPTVETESILNLVEQGEHPGAPEPIQPISALPGTIGDRGSNKYRRKFSSGSDDYAYTQALLLHQRARMERLVKELHLEKQILEKLKTDVNGMEYDLMQRRFHRVNTTSLIPAPEDMTRLRSQNRQLQINIDCTLKEIDLLKSRGKFDPKALNNFYDHIQPGPVVPPEPSKKEPRSSSKPRRQPRDEDFEGAHWNCESCTFLNHPALNRCEQCEMPRYT, encoded by the exons AATAACAACAATCTGGAAGCCTGTTGCCGAGCCCTTGCGCTGGAGAGCAGCAAGTACCTGTATGGGGAGTACCACAGTCCGGAGGACACCAGGATGAACAGGAACCACATGCTTCACATCAACCTGGGCATCCACTCCGCCACCGGGTACCAAGCAGGGGATGGGGCCCAGACCAACGGGGGGCGGACGCTGGTGCACAGCTCGAGCGACGGGCACATTGACCCACAGCGAGGAGGAGGGACCAAGCAGCAGATGATGTGCCTGCTCCAAGAGCCCCATTCAGCCCCCGCCACTGTAGCCCCTTCACCTGTCTACAATCCCTTCTTTATGAACGAGCAGGGTTGCACAGCCAGCACGCCTCCCCCGACCTCTCTCCCACCTGGGATGAGTGCTTCTGCTATGCAGGGTGTCTCTCCTACCTACACTCCCATTCCCCGTTACACCATGAACCCCATCACCGTCACTCTGTCCCAGAACATCCCCGCTGCCCCACGCGCCCTGCACCTCCCCTCCCAGATCCAGAACTGCCCTTATGCCACGGCCGGAAACGCAGTCTTCATCCGGTCTGCTTCCTCCCAGAGCCCCTCGGGCAGGCAGACCCCCCAGAGTTCACCCTGGCATTCCCCCACTGCACAGTGTCAGATGCAACCTTACAATCAGCAGCCTCATGCCATCCCTGTCTACCAAACCCAGCCCTCGCCCTACCAGCCTACTCCTTATTCCTCCAAGCAGTCTCAGATGCCTCAATCAGCCTACCACTCCCCACCACCTTCCCAGTTCCCCTCTCCCTACAGCTCTCCTCAGCACCAGATCCAGCCCAGCCAGCCTTGCCACCAGACCTCCCACGTCTTCATGCCAATCAGCCCCCCAACTATGATGTCTCTACcgtaccagcagcagcagcatggctACCAGCAGCAAGGAGGCCAGCCTGTCTCCTTTATCCCTTACCTATCACCAGTGATGTCCAAGAGTTCCATCAAAAACCAGATAGAAATCACCCTGGAGTCTCCCCAAAGGTCCCTCAACCGCAGCTCCTCTCCTGTCACCAGTCAACagcatcatcatcaccaccagcagcagcagcagcgaggcCAGAACACACTGTATATAGCACCCAGCTCCCCTTCCAGAGGGATATCCGGAGGCCAGATGAGCATGAGCAGTGCTGCTCAGGTGGCAGCTTATCACCCGGGCATGTACATCCACCAGGGTCACTCCCGGCCGGCCCCTTCACCCCAGcagggaggtggaggaggagcaGGGGGAGGACAGGCAGCTGTGGCTGCCGGCGGGCCTCGGGCAAGGGTCACACAGCCCAGTAACTCCACCTACACCTTCAAGATCAAAGTGTCTCCTGGCAGACCAGTACAGCGGCAGGTGGAGTCGCCCACTGTAGAGACTGAGAGCATCCTGAACTTAGTGGAGCAGGGAGAACACCCCGGTGCTCCCGAACCCATCCAACCCATCTCTGCCCTGCCCGGCACCATCGGAGACAGGGGCAGCAATAAATATCGCAGGAAGTTTAGTTCAGGCTCTGACGACTATGCTTACACTCAAG CCCTGCTCCTGCACCAGCGGGCCCGCATGGAGAGGCTGGTAAAGGAGCTTCATCTGGAGAAACAGATACTGGAGAAGCTCAAGACTGACGTCAACGGCATGGAGTACGACCTCATGCAGAGACGCTTCCACAGAGTCAACACCACCTCACTGATTCCAGCG CCAGAAGATATGACCAGACTAAGGAGCCAGAACAGACAGCTTCAAATCAATATTGACTGTACACTGAAAGAAATTGACCTCCTTAAATCTAGAG GGAAGTTTGATCCAAAAGCATTGAACAACTTCTATGATCACATTCAGCCTGGTCCAGTAGTTCCTCCAGAGCCAAGTAAAAAAG AGCCCAGGTCAAGCTCAAAGCCCAGACGTCAACCGAGAGACGAAGACTTTGAAGGGGCCCACTGGAATTGTGAAAGCTGCACCTTCCTGAACCACCCAGCCCTGAACCGCTGTGAGCAGTGCGAGATGCCGAGGTATACCTGA
- the LOC121327768 gene encoding TGF-beta-activated kinase 1 and MAP3K7-binding protein 3-like isoform X3, producing the protein MNRNHMLHINLGIHSATGYQAGDGAQTNGGRTLVHSSSDGHIDPQRGGGTKQQMMCLLQEPHSAPATVAPSPVYNPFFMNEQGCTASTPPPTSLPPGMSASAMQGVSPTYTPIPRYTMNPITVTLSQNIPAAPRALHLPSQIQNCPYATAGNAVFIRSASSQSPSGRQTPQSSPWHSPTAQCQMQPYNQQPHAIPVYQTQPSPYQPTPYSSKQSQMPQSAYHSPPPSQFPSPYSSPQHQIQPSQPCHQTSHVFMPISPPTMMSLPYQQQQHGYQQQGGQPVSFIPYLSPVMSKSSIKNQIEITLESPQRSLNRSSSPVTSQQHHHHHQQQQQRGQNTLYIAPSSPSRGISGGQMSMSSAAQVAAYHPGMYIHQGHSRPAPSPQQGGGGGAGGGQAAVAAGGPRARVTQPSNSTYTFKIKVSPGRPVQRQVESPTVETESILNLVEQGEHPGAPEPIQPISALPGTIGDRGSNKYRRKFSSGSDDYAYTQALLLHQRARMERLVKELHLEKQILEKLKTDVNGMEYDLMQRRFHRVNTTSLIPAPEDMTRLRSQNRQLQINIDCTLKEIDLLKSRGKFDPKALNNFYDHIQPGPVVPPEPSKKEPRSSSKPRRQPRDEDFEGAHWNCESCTFLNHPALNRCEQCEMPRYT; encoded by the exons ATGAACAGGAACCACATGCTTCACATCAACCTGGGCATCCACTCCGCCACCGGGTACCAAGCAGGGGATGGGGCCCAGACCAACGGGGGGCGGACGCTGGTGCACAGCTCGAGCGACGGGCACATTGACCCACAGCGAGGAGGAGGGACCAAGCAGCAGATGATGTGCCTGCTCCAAGAGCCCCATTCAGCCCCCGCCACTGTAGCCCCTTCACCTGTCTACAATCCCTTCTTTATGAACGAGCAGGGTTGCACAGCCAGCACGCCTCCCCCGACCTCTCTCCCACCTGGGATGAGTGCTTCTGCTATGCAGGGTGTCTCTCCTACCTACACTCCCATTCCCCGTTACACCATGAACCCCATCACCGTCACTCTGTCCCAGAACATCCCCGCTGCCCCACGCGCCCTGCACCTCCCCTCCCAGATCCAGAACTGCCCTTATGCCACGGCCGGAAACGCAGTCTTCATCCGGTCTGCTTCCTCCCAGAGCCCCTCGGGCAGGCAGACCCCCCAGAGTTCACCCTGGCATTCCCCCACTGCACAGTGTCAGATGCAACCTTACAATCAGCAGCCTCATGCCATCCCTGTCTACCAAACCCAGCCCTCGCCCTACCAGCCTACTCCTTATTCCTCCAAGCAGTCTCAGATGCCTCAATCAGCCTACCACTCCCCACCACCTTCCCAGTTCCCCTCTCCCTACAGCTCTCCTCAGCACCAGATCCAGCCCAGCCAGCCTTGCCACCAGACCTCCCACGTCTTCATGCCAATCAGCCCCCCAACTATGATGTCTCTACcgtaccagcagcagcagcatggctACCAGCAGCAAGGAGGCCAGCCTGTCTCCTTTATCCCTTACCTATCACCAGTGATGTCCAAGAGTTCCATCAAAAACCAGATAGAAATCACCCTGGAGTCTCCCCAAAGGTCCCTCAACCGCAGCTCCTCTCCTGTCACCAGTCAACagcatcatcatcaccaccagcagcagcagcagcgaggcCAGAACACACTGTATATAGCACCCAGCTCCCCTTCCAGAGGGATATCCGGAGGCCAGATGAGCATGAGCAGTGCTGCTCAGGTGGCAGCTTATCACCCGGGCATGTACATCCACCAGGGTCACTCCCGGCCGGCCCCTTCACCCCAGcagggaggtggaggaggagcaGGGGGAGGACAGGCAGCTGTGGCTGCCGGCGGGCCTCGGGCAAGGGTCACACAGCCCAGTAACTCCACCTACACCTTCAAGATCAAAGTGTCTCCTGGCAGACCAGTACAGCGGCAGGTGGAGTCGCCCACTGTAGAGACTGAGAGCATCCTGAACTTAGTGGAGCAGGGAGAACACCCCGGTGCTCCCGAACCCATCCAACCCATCTCTGCCCTGCCCGGCACCATCGGAGACAGGGGCAGCAATAAATATCGCAGGAAGTTTAGTTCAGGCTCTGACGACTATGCTTACACTCAAG CCCTGCTCCTGCACCAGCGGGCCCGCATGGAGAGGCTGGTAAAGGAGCTTCATCTGGAGAAACAGATACTGGAGAAGCTCAAGACTGACGTCAACGGCATGGAGTACGACCTCATGCAGAGACGCTTCCACAGAGTCAACACCACCTCACTGATTCCAGCG CCAGAAGATATGACCAGACTAAGGAGCCAGAACAGACAGCTTCAAATCAATATTGACTGTACACTGAAAGAAATTGACCTCCTTAAATCTAGAG GGAAGTTTGATCCAAAAGCATTGAACAACTTCTATGATCACATTCAGCCTGGTCCAGTAGTTCCTCCAGAGCCAAGTAAAAAAG AGCCCAGGTCAAGCTCAAAGCCCAGACGTCAACCGAGAGACGAAGACTTTGAAGGGGCCCACTGGAATTGTGAAAGCTGCACCTTCCTGAACCACCCAGCCCTGAACCGCTGTGAGCAGTGCGAGATGCCGAGGTATACCTGA